Genomic segment of Candidatus Rokuibacteriota bacterium:
GTCCACACCCACCTCCGCCCACCTGCCCCGCTCGTGGCACAGGAGCTCCGTGCGGGATCGAAAGCTCCGGACCGTCACGACGACGGCCTGGAGCACGAAGTAGAGCACCGCAAGCGTCACGATGACCGCAACAGCCACCCATGGATTCGTCATCGCTCCCTCCTCGTCCGCGTCGTTGGCAGCGGGCGCCGGCGTCGCACCCCCGATTTCCTAGTCTCAAAGCGCAGACGCGTCGGGACAAGAATCATTTGACCCATTCTGGTAGCTCAGTTGAACCAGGGTCGAGAACTGCCGCGGCGGGAGCCGCGGGAAACCTTATCCTGAACCCCGGGCCAGCCTTGAGAGTCGGCAGCGCGATAGGGTGGCGCTGCCCGGCCCGAAGCATGAGCGCCTTGGCCAGGCCACCCCCGCGCGTGACGGGCGGCTCAGGGCAGCCCGGCGTCGAACTTGAAGCCGATCGCGTTCAGCGCCTCGACCGTCTGCCTGCCGAACTCCCGCTCGATCTGCGCGCCCACCTGCGGGGCATAGGCCACGCGGTCGGCCTGCTCCTCGGTCGGGATCTGGATCATGACCAGCAAGCGCGCCGTCTCGCTGGAGATGTTCTGGAAGCTACGGCTCACGCCGGGCGGGACGGAGCAGAAGTCCAGCGGCTCCAGGACGAGGCTATGCTCGCCCTGGTCACCCCACGCGATCTTGAAGTGGCCGGTCAGGCACATGAAGTTCTCGGTCGTCGTCTCGTGGGCGTGCAGGCCCGGTCCGTCGCCGGGCGGACACTCGGCGATCGCGACGTACAGCCCGGGCTCTCCCCTCAGCGGCGCGAAGCCGCCGCGCCCGACGTAAGTCCTCGGCACCATGATCGGGTAGACGCGGTGGGCGGCGATCCGCTCGAGAACGGGGCGCGGGATGCCGCTGGCCCGCTCCTGCTGGACCTGGTACGACTCGAGGGTCTTGAAGCGCACGGTCCTCTTGGTCATCTCCTCGGGCGTCACGCTGACCGTCTTCATGGTCACTCCCCCTCCACTCTTCTTCGCTCCGCGGCGCGCTTTCTCCTCGCCCCTGCCCTGGCGACGGCCGTCTTTCCCGCCGCCGTCTTCGCCTTCCACCGAATTCGGTGCGCCAGGTGCCGCTCTGCATCCCAGAGGTGCTGCGTCCCCTGGCCGATGAACACGGTGAAAACCTCGCAGCCGTCCGGGTATTCGTACGGCCCGTGAGGCAGGTCCCAGCCGAAGACGTAATCCCCGGGGCGCAGCTCCTTGCCCGCCACGCACATCCGCCCCGCGGTGACGAGGATCGAATGCCAGCTCTTGTGAACATGCTCCGGCTCGACGTAGCCCTTGGGGAACTTGATCTTCATGTCGATCCGCTGTGTGACGGGATCGTGGGTGAAGATCTTGACCTTGACGCCCTTGGGCAGCGTGAGGAGCTCGTTCGCCGCCCCGTCCTCCCACTTGACATCCCTGTCGTAGATGGCATGGAAGGAATGATCGGCTGTTGCCAGCTTGGCGCTTTTGGAGGGTCGCATGGCGTCTCCCGAAGGTGACGGCCGGACGGTGGACTGGCCCAGTCCCGCGTCCCGCCGGGCATTGGTTTCAGCGCATTATACTGCGCGTTGGTCCGGCTGGCGAGTGCCGCGGCGACCATCAGCGGCGAGGACAGCACCGAGGCAAGCGAT
This window contains:
- a CDS encoding cupin domain-containing protein, with amino-acid sequence MKTVSVTPEEMTKRTVRFKTLESYQVQQERASGIPRPVLERIAAHRVYPIMVPRTYVGRGGFAPLRGEPGLYVAIAECPPGDGPGLHAHETTTENFMCLTGHFKIAWGDQGEHSLVLEPLDFCSVPPGVSRSFQNISSETARLLVMIQIPTEEQADRVAYAPQVGAQIEREFGRQTVEALNAIGFKFDAGLP